Proteins encoded within one genomic window of Brachybacterium avium:
- a CDS encoding 1,4-dihydroxy-2-naphthoate polyprenyltransferase → MASLSQWVQGARPRTLPAALAPVAAGTGAAAWQLESLHGEVDWALVIPRALLALGVSVSLQIGVNYANDYSDGIRGTDDDRVGPFRLTGSGAARPATVKRAAFLALALGGLCGLVLVAVAQIWWALVIGAAAIAAAWFYTGGRKPYGYLGLGELFVFIFFGLVAVGGTAYAITGAPTWVALLASIAIGLLAVALMLTNNLRDIPTDRLAGKRTLAVRLGERGTRRLFSAVLLVPFALVVPVMVVHWPLVLVLLALPLAISPVRAVLRGAAGRDLIPVLGATGRLELVYSLLLLSGLLL, encoded by the coding sequence CTGTCGCAGTGGGTGCAGGGCGCCCGACCCCGCACTCTTCCCGCCGCCCTGGCCCCCGTCGCCGCCGGCACCGGCGCAGCGGCCTGGCAGCTGGAGAGCCTGCACGGGGAGGTGGACTGGGCACTGGTGATCCCGCGTGCCCTGCTGGCCCTCGGGGTCTCCGTCTCCCTCCAGATCGGCGTGAACTACGCCAACGACTACTCCGACGGCATCCGCGGCACTGACGACGACCGGGTGGGCCCCTTCCGCCTCACCGGATCCGGTGCGGCGCGGCCCGCGACCGTCAAGCGCGCCGCGTTCCTCGCCCTCGCCCTCGGCGGGCTGTGCGGCCTGGTGCTGGTCGCCGTGGCCCAGATCTGGTGGGCGCTGGTGATCGGTGCGGCCGCGATCGCCGCGGCCTGGTTCTACACCGGTGGGAGGAAGCCCTACGGCTACCTGGGGCTCGGGGAGCTGTTCGTCTTCATCTTCTTCGGGCTGGTGGCCGTGGGCGGCACCGCCTACGCCATCACCGGCGCACCCACCTGGGTGGCGCTGCTGGCCTCGATCGCGATCGGCCTGCTGGCCGTCGCGCTGATGCTCACCAACAACCTCCGCGACATCCCCACCGACCGGCTCGCGGGCAAGCGGACCCTCGCGGTGCGGCTCGGCGAGCGCGGCACCCGGAGGCTGTTCTCGGCCGTGTTGCTGGTGCCCTTCGCACTGGTGGTGCCGGTGATGGTGGTGCACTGGCCGCTCGTGCTGGTGCTGCTGGCGCTGCCGCTGGCAATCTCCCCGGTCCGGGCCGTGCTGCGCGGCGCCGCAGGGCGCGACCTCATCCCGGTCCTCGGTGCGACCGGGCGGCTGGAGCTGGTCTACTCCCTGCTGCTGCTCAGCGGTCTTCTCCTCTGA
- a CDS encoding DUF4229 domain-containing protein: protein MRPFLFYAVVRLGLWVLLWWVLTLFGLGVVLAGLLAALISMLVSILFLDRLRDAAALRWKAADERRAQRRGPDVDEDAEYEDSLLDDAEREDGPTDGTEPPDPAGPESLPELGDGDGLSQDELRGEDR, encoded by the coding sequence ATGCGTCCGTTCCTGTTCTACGCCGTCGTCCGCCTGGGTCTGTGGGTCCTGCTCTGGTGGGTGCTGACCCTGTTCGGTCTCGGCGTGGTGCTGGCCGGCCTGCTCGCCGCCCTCATCTCGATGCTGGTGTCGATCCTTTTCCTGGATCGGCTGCGCGACGCGGCCGCGCTGCGCTGGAAGGCCGCCGACGAGCGCCGTGCGCAGCGGCGCGGCCCCGACGTCGACGAGGACGCCGAGTACGAGGATTCACTGCTGGACGACGCCGAGCGGGAGGACGGGCCGACGGACGGGACGGAGCCCCCGGACCCCGCCGGTCCGGAGAGCCTGCCGGAGCTCGGCGACGGGGACGGGCTCAGTCAGGACGAGCTCAGAGGAGAAGACCGCTGA
- a CDS encoding PLD nuclease N-terminal domain-containing protein has product MARGIIAVLSIALTVFALADCVQTEDDKTRGLPKWAWIVLIVLIPWVGPITWLFVGRERTLGGEQTRRTGPLAPDEDPDFLRQLDDDIRRERRKRREQEPGEGDGI; this is encoded by the coding sequence ATGGCACGCGGCATCATCGCAGTTCTCTCCATCGCCCTGACCGTCTTCGCGCTCGCTGACTGCGTGCAGACGGAGGACGACAAGACCCGAGGGCTGCCCAAGTGGGCCTGGATCGTGCTGATCGTGCTGATCCCGTGGGTGGGTCCGATCACCTGGCTGTTCGTGGGCCGGGAGCGCACGCTCGGCGGCGAGCAGACGCGCCGCACAGGCCCGCTCGCCCCCGATGAGGATCCCGACTTCCTGCGTCAGCTCGACGACGACATCCGCCGCGAACGGCGGAAGCGCCGCGAGCAGGAACCGGGCGAGGGCGACGGGATCTGA
- the ccsB gene encoding c-type cytochrome biogenesis protein CcsB codes for MINEQLAEISNLALVVTIVLYVLALIGFGADLASSSQRRSDARLAAQERQREERALQSASVGADGGAAGASGAPLPADGGGLLGGAGADAPARPTTGGMSAQRFAFLLTGAATALHVLGVLTRALATQRVPWANMYEFATTSTAVVMLAFLVFSIRRVELRALGTFVVGPVLLVLLLAQTFWIVPAANLTPSLQNSHWIYIHIGVAIIATSLSILGAVVAGMQLLQSRHERVLTAATAAGHEHPEHWGRFGHVLDRLPSSTVLEGLSFRIHSVAFVCWTFTLIFGAIWAREAWGRFWGWDPKEVWTFIIWVIYAAYLHARATGGFRANRAAGLALAGFVAVVFNYTIVNTVINGLHSYSGL; via the coding sequence GTGATCAATGAGCAGCTGGCGGAGATCTCGAACCTCGCCCTCGTGGTGACGATCGTCCTCTACGTGCTCGCCCTGATCGGTTTCGGCGCCGATCTCGCCTCCTCCTCGCAGCGCCGCAGCGATGCACGCCTGGCCGCACAGGAGCGACAGCGCGAGGAGCGTGCGCTCCAGAGCGCGAGCGTCGGCGCCGACGGTGGGGCGGCCGGCGCGAGCGGTGCCCCGCTCCCCGCCGATGGTGGCGGCCTGCTCGGCGGTGCGGGGGCCGACGCCCCGGCGCGGCCGACCACCGGCGGCATGAGCGCGCAGCGCTTCGCCTTCCTCCTGACCGGAGCGGCGACAGCGCTGCACGTGCTGGGTGTGCTGACCCGCGCCCTGGCCACCCAGCGGGTGCCCTGGGCGAACATGTACGAGTTCGCGACCACCAGCACCGCCGTGGTGATGCTCGCCTTCCTGGTGTTCAGCATCCGGCGCGTGGAGCTGCGGGCGCTGGGCACCTTCGTGGTCGGCCCCGTGCTGCTGGTGCTGCTGCTCGCGCAGACCTTCTGGATCGTGCCGGCGGCGAACCTCACTCCGAGCCTGCAGAACTCGCACTGGATCTACATCCATATCGGCGTGGCGATCATCGCCACCTCCCTGTCGATCCTGGGCGCGGTGGTCGCCGGCATGCAGCTGCTGCAGTCCCGCCACGAACGCGTGCTGACGGCGGCGACGGCGGCCGGTCACGAGCATCCCGAGCACTGGGGCCGCTTCGGTCACGTGCTGGACCGCCTGCCGTCCTCGACGGTGCTGGAGGGGCTGAGCTTCCGCATCCACTCGGTGGCGTTCGTGTGCTGGACCTTCACCCTGATCTTCGGCGCGATCTGGGCTCGTGAGGCCTGGGGCCGCTTCTGGGGCTGGGATCCCAAGGAGGTGTGGACCTTCATCATCTGGGTGATCTACGCGGCCTACCTCCACGCCCGTGCGACGGGCGGCTTCCGCGCCAACCGTGCCGCCGGGCTCGCCCTGGCCGGCTTCGTGGCAGTGGTCTTCAACTACACCATCGTCAACACCGTGATCAACGGACTGCACTCCTACTCGGGTCTCTGA